One window of Trifolium pratense cultivar HEN17-A07 linkage group LG5, ARS_RC_1.1, whole genome shotgun sequence genomic DNA carries:
- the LOC123883607 gene encoding uncharacterized protein LOC123883607 isoform X11, with protein sequence MASILCDLVKKYVDKLIDGAIAEARYVFCFTCIVKKFEEERTTLEPQRITIEQRVKDARERDKDIKAIVGSWEKDIDELNQVDTKTKQTCFFGFCPNCIWRYKKGKELSNNLEKIKQLKGEKFENIELPRPVPGVERYSSKDYISFESRESKYKELLDALKDDNNYITGLQGMGGTGKTTMAKEVGKELKQSEIFAYVVDTTVSFTPDIKKIQDDIAGSLRLEWGGCNEPDRPKKLWSRLTNGDKILVILDDVWDRGLPLDFDAIGIPKQDTHKGCRVLVTSRNQETFNNMDCDKIIELGLLSEEEAWIMFKMYAKISDSTSQKLIDKGRKIAKECKRLPVAISVIASSLKGHQHREHKWDVTLKSLKKPVSMHGVDDDKVGIYNLLKISYDNLKDEKAKGLFLLCSVFREDEENSIEVITRLCIGVGLLGEDYGSYDDARNLVVLAKDKLVDSCLLLEGGEKCLKLHDLVREAAQWIANKEIQCVKLFDEKQKSLVEKQTNIKYLLCEGKCKDLFSLEFDRLKLETLIVKVDREEEDKCIKVPDSFFENVIRLRVLNFSGIHFSQSLSLPPAIQLLTNIRSMSFDHVDLGDISILGKLQRLETLDLDTCKVNELPNQITELKKFKLLKLEDCEIRMNNPFEVIERCSSLEELYFKYSFNEFCKEIALPELKRYHIHGRSSFYSEGQSRFSKYVVFRGDEKCQFSKGTLKYCMQTAEALFLEGIKGEWRNLMPEIFPLEHGMNDLVELHLDRISQLRCLIDTIGSHVPILSNLVVLELENMENLEQLFNGKLNLCNLKRITLKNCPMLISILPFLSAKDLPALEAIRIRKCDGLQYVFGQSQHVELVSLTELELSELPNFIGIFEECVKGSSSTSKAQIQLDPMRDRDQPHDCSVASESNSYGLNIWERLGIQSKILCNIKEIVLTHFPKMKSVFILSIDLIMQLETLRIEKCDELKHIIIDTGYHNIGGNICVNVFPKLKKLYVEDCAQLEYIFGHDTSDHQNDMGIQLHLPELRYLHLASLPSLIAMCPKQYRITYPCLKYLCIWKCSQDNTIIKELSGNIDLFLTLETLDVFNSNVESIFSLNEIDEQQLDLALRYITLIDLPMMTCLFVGPKNSFSLKNLTRITIMRCDKLKIAFSTSILRFLPQLRILRIEECNELEHIIEDDLENKNNSTTCFPKLELLTVRKCNKLKFVFSSSMLRVLPMLLYLTIEECKELEHIIEDDLENKNNSTTCFPKLKSLAVRNCNKLKFVFSTSVLRVLPQLRDLTIEDCKELEHIIEDDLENKNNSTTCFPKLQALLIIKCNKLKFVFPFSVCKEVPELTFLMITEANELEKIFKSEDDQKVDIPNLNVLVFDMLPSLCCAQGNQFQAVKNRFVRDCHQLKLTSASTTNTFIEIEKLCYIIDYDLQEKVVDLFKQGTTKDFDTESKLASVEIVENAGIEQLPSAKITEDFELPVDQGDPSQKVEDLAILPTNSKKLQNEQSLGETDTTVQSSQLEGSTSEKTAVATVSSISRTKNEPPMQVVTSKQKGIEIEGTSKTNNDQASLNGDALMKVNSYVEEQFSKDDEIIVSKSEPSPSITSSVASKGDPSQKLEDLAILPTNSKIQMKQTPKAEHEFVKNVMDLAILPTNSEELLNEKSLGETDTIIKPSQLDGSTSEKTAVATMSTISGTKNEPPIQVVASKQKGIEVEIEGVSKTNNDQVSPNGDALMKVNSNVEEQFSKDDELIVSKSKPSSPMPSMPSKGNPSQKVELSSSLLVKRELDELVSKNHLKYKNLSLLSDFLVANPSVCLKDTSLSNRYKGCAYKSLAKLLKFLKTHSLLEVSGSSHSEFVELLQDARSFAFDKEWLDGVERRALFPEIQVFPDAMEKLLDSKKKITKNVEDLKHQLTSSEADLESIIQQEAILSAPIGY encoded by the exons ATGGCAAGTATCCTCTGTGATTTGGTGAAGAAATATGTGGACAAATTGATTGATGGCGCAATAGCAGAAGCACGTTATGTATTTTGCTTTACATGCATTGTTaagaaatttgaagaagaaagaactaCGTTGGAACCACAAAGGATAACTATCGAGCAACGTGTCAAAGATGCAAGAGAAAGAGATAAAGATATTAAAGCTATAGTTGGTTCTTGGGAAAAAGATATTGATGAGCTCAATCAAGTggacacaaaaacaaaacaaacatgtttttttggattttgtccTAATTGTATCTGGCGATATAAAAAGGGAAAGGAGTTATCAAATAACTTGGAGAAGATCAAACAACTAAAGGGagagaaatttgaaaatattgaacTTCCTCGCCCTGTTCCAGGTGTTGAACGCTATTCATCCAAAGATTACATTTCTTTTGAAAGTAGAGAGTCAAAATACAAAGAACTGTTGGATGCATTAAAAGATGACAATAACTATATAACCGGATTGCAAGGGATGGGGGGCACCGGAAAGACAACAATGGCCAAAGAAGTGGGTAAAGAGTTAAAGCAATCTGAAATATTTGCTTATGTCGTTGATACGACCGTGTCATTTACTcctgatataaaaaaaattcaagatgaTATTGCTGGATCTTTAAGACTGGAATGGGGGGGTTGTAATGAACCAGACCGACCCAAAAAACTATGGAGTAGATTAACAAATGGTGACAAAATTCTTGTGATACTGGATGATGTGTGGGATCGAGGCCTGCCTCTTGATTTTGATGCAATAGGAATTCCAAAACAAGACACACACAAAGGTTGTAGAGTTCTTGTAACCTCGCGTAATCAAGAAACTTTCAACAACATGGACTGTGATAAGATAATTGAATTGGGTCTTTTATCAGAAGAAGAAGCGTGGATCATGTTCAAAATGTATGCCAAGATAAGTGATAGCACCTCTCAAAAATTGATCGATAAGGGACGTAAAATTGCAAAGGAATGCAAACGATTACCTGTTGCAATTTCAGTTATCGCCAGTAGCTTAAAGGGCCACCAACATCGAGAGCACAAATGGGATGTGACATTGAAATCCTTGAAGAAGCCTGTATCCATGCATGGTGTTGATGATGATAAGGTTGGAATTTATAACTTGTTGAAGATTAGCTATGATAATTTGAAGGATGAAAAAGCCAAGGGGTTGTTTCTCTTATGTTCGGTTTTccgagaagatgaagaaaattctATTGAAGTTATAACAAGACTTTGCATAGGTGTGGGCCTTTTGGGGGAAGATTATGGTAGCTACGATGATGCTCGAAACCTAGTAGTTCTAGCCAAAGACAAGCTCGTAGATTCTTGTTTGTTGTTGGAGGGCGGTGAAAAATGTCTAAAACTGCATGATTTGGTCCGAGAAGCAGCTCAATGGATAGCGAACAAAGAGATTCAATGTGTAAAATTGTTTGATGAAAAGCAAAAGTCATTGGTTGAAAAGCAgacaaatatcaaatatttattATGTGAAGGGAAGTGCAAGGATTTATTTTCCTTGGAATTTGATAGATTGAAACTTGAGACTTTAATTGTCAAGGTGGATAGAGAAGAAGAGGATAAATGTATAAAAGTACCAGATTCTTTCTTTGAAAATGTTATCAGGCTCcgtgttttgaatttttcagGCATTCATTTCAGCCAATCTTTATCATTACCACCTGCAATTCAGTTATTGACAAATATTCGATCTATGTCGTTTGATCATGTTGATTTAGGTGATATCTCTATTTTGGGAAAACTACAGAGACTTGAGACTCTTGATTTGGATACATGCAAAGTCAATGAATTGCCAAACCAAATTACAGAACTGAAGAAGTTTAAATTGTTGAAATTGGAAGATTGTGAAATAAGAATGAATAATCCATTTGAAGTTATTGAAAGATGCTCATCACTTGAAGAGTTGTATTTCAAATATAGtttcaatgaattttgtaaGGAAATAGCCTTACCTGAGTTGAAAAGATATCATATCCATGGTAGAAGTTCCTTTTATTCGGAAGGACAATCCAGGTTTTCCAAATATGTTGTGTTTCGTGGTGATGAAAAGTGTCAATTTTCAAAAGGAACACTCAAGTACTGCATGCAAACAGCAGAGGCTCTTTTTCTAGAAGGAATTAAGGGGGAATGGAGAAATCTCATGCCTGAGATTTTTCCTTTAGAACACGGTATGAATGATCTTGTTGAACTTCATTTGGATCGGATTTCACAACTACGGTGCCTCATTGACACCATTGGTTCTCATGTACCGATCTTGTCCAACTTGGTTGTACTAGAACTGGAAAACATGGAAAATTTGGAACAACTATTCAATGGTAAGCTAAACCTCTGCAATCTAAAGAGAATCACACTTAAGAATTGCCCTATGTTAATTTCTATACTACCTTTCCTCTCTGCTAAAGACCTTCCAGCACTAGAAGCTATCAGAATAAGAAAATGTGATGGATTGCAATATGTGTTTGGTCAATCTCAACATGTTGAACTGGTTTCACTAACTGAATTGGAGCTCTCTGAATTACCAAACTTCATTGGTATTTTTGAAGAATGTGTGAAGGGATCATCTTCCACTTCCAAAGCACAAATACAATTGGATCCTATGCGTGATAGGGATCAACCGCATGACTGCTCAGTGGCATCG GAATCAAATTCATATGGCCTTAACATATGGGAACGTCTTGGAATACAATCAAAGATCCTCTGCAATATTAAAGAGATTGTGCTGACTCATTTTCCGAAGATGAAATCAGTATTTATCCTATCTATTGATCTAATAATGCAGTTGGAAACTTTGAGAATTGAGAAATGTGATGAACTGAAGCACATAATAATAGATACTGGATATCATAACATTGGTGGCAACATCTGTGTCAATGTCTTCCCAAAATTGAAAAAGCTCTATGTTGAAGATTGTGCTCAATTGGAATACATATTTGGACATGACACTAGTGATCATCAAAACGATATGGGGATTCAGCTTCATCTTCCGGAATTGAGATATCTCCATCTTGCCAGTCTGCCAAGTTTGATCGCCATGTGTCCCAAACAATATCGAATAACATATCCTTGTTTGAAATATCTTTGTATCTGGAAATGTTCCCAGGATAATACAATCATTAAG GAATTGAGTGGGAACATTGATCTTTTTCTCACTTTGGAAACACTCGACGTATTCAATTCCAATGTAGAAAGTATATTTTCCCTGAATGAAATTGATGAACAGCAACTGGACTTAGCTTTGCGATACATTACCTTGATTGATCTGCCTATGATGACTTGTCTTTTTGTGGGTCCCAAAAATTCATTTTCCCTCAAAAACCTTACACGCATAACAATCATGCGATGTGacaaattgaaaattgcatTCTCCACTTCCATTTTAAGATTTCTACCACAGTTGCGTATTTTAAGAATAGAAGAATGCAACGAGTTGGAACATATTATTGAAGATGATTTGGAGaataaaaacaattcaacaacaTGCTTCCCAAAGCTAGAACTTCTTACTGTTAGAAAGTGCAACAAgttgaaatttgttttctcCTCTTCCATGTTAAGAGTTCTACCAATGTTGCTTTATTTAACAATAGAAGAATGCAAAGAGTTGGAACATATTATTGAAGATGATTTGGAGaataaaaacaattcaacaacaTGCTTCCCAAAGCTAAAAAGTCTTGCTGTTAGAAATTGCAACAAgttgaaatttgttttctcCACTTCCGTGTTAAGAGTTCTACCACAGTTGCGTGATTTAACAATAGAAGATTGCAAAGAGTTGGAACATATTATTGAAGATGATTTGGAGAATAAAAACAATTCAACTACATGCTTCCCAAAGCTACAAGCACTTCTTATTATAAAGTGCAACAAGTTGAAATTTGTCTTTCCATTCTCTGTATGTAAAGAGGTTCCCGAGCTAACTTTTCTGATGATAACAGAAGCAAATGAGTTAGAGAAAATATTCAAAAGTGAAGATGATCAGAAAGTTGATATTCCAAATCTAAATGTTTTAGTATTTGATATGCTGCCAAGCCTCTGTTGTGCTCAGGGAAATCAATTCCAGGCTGTAAAAAATCGCTTCGTGCGGGATTGTCATCAACTCAAACTGACTTCAGCATCAACAACCAACACCTTCATAGAAATTGAAAAGTTATGTTACATCATAG ATTATGATTTGCAGGAGAAAGTGGTAGATCTATTTAAACAGGGAACCACCAAAGATTTTGATACCGAGTCGAAGTTAGCAAGTgttgaaattgttgaaaatGCTGGGATTGAACAACTGCCAAGTGCAAAAATCACTGAAGATTTTGAACTACCAGTTGATCAag GGGATCCTTCTCAAAAAGTAGAAGATTTAGCAATACTACCAACAAACTCAAAA AAGTTGCAGAATGAACAATCACTTGGAGAAACTGATACTACAGTCCAATCTTCTCaa TTGGAGGGATCAACATCAGAAAAAACAGCAGTTGCAACTGTGTCTTCCATttcaagaacaaagaatgaGCCACCAATGCAAGTAGTTACGTCTAAACAAAAG GGTATTGAGATAGAAGGAACTTCTAAGACTAATAATGATCAAG CTTCTCTAAATGGCGATGCTTTGATGAAAGTAAACTCATATGTTGAGGAACAATTTTCTAAGGATGATGAAATAATAGTTTCCAAATCTGAACCCTCTCCGAGCATCACATCTTCTGTTGCATCTAAAG GGGATCCTTCTCAAAAATTAGAAGATTTAGCAATACTACCAACAAATTCAAAA ATACAAATGAAACAAACACCAAAGGCAGAGCATGAGTTTGTTAAAAATGTTATGGATTTAGCAATACTACCAACAAATTCTGAA GAGTTGCTGAATGAAAAATCACTTGGGGAAACTGATACTATCATCAAACCTTCTCAA TTGGATGGATCAACATCAGAAAAAACAGCAGTTGCAACTATGTCCACCATTTCAGGAACAAAGAATGAGCCACCTATACAAGTGGTTGCTTCTAAACAAAAG GGTATTGAGGTTGAGATAGAAGGAGTTTCTAAGACTAATAATGATCAAG TTTCTCCAAATGGCGATGCTTTGATGAAAGTAAACTCAAATGTTGAGGAACAGTTTTCTAAGGATGATGAACTAATAGTTTCCAAATCTAAACCCTCATCTCCAATGCCTTCAATGCCTTCTAAAG GCAACCCTTCTCAAAAAGTAGAATTAAGTTCTTCTTTGCTTGTTAAGAGGGAGCTTGATGAGCTGGTCTCCAAGAATCATTTGAAGTATAAGAACTTGTCTTTGTTATCTGATTTTCTTGTTGCCAATCCATCTGTTTGTTTAAAGGACACTTCACTTAGTAATAGATACAAGGGATGTGCCTACAAATCACTAGCTAAGCTATTGAAATTCCTCAAAACCCATAGTTTGCTAGAAGTATCAGGCTCAAGCCACTCTGAATTTGTGGAGCTATTACAAGATGCGCGCAGCTTTGCTTTTGATAAGGAATGGTTGGATGGTGTTGAGAGGCGCGCTTTATTTCCTGAAATACAAGTATTTCCAGATGCCATGGAAAAGTTATTGGATTCTAAGAAAAAGATTACCAAGAATGTGGAAGATCTTAAGCATCAATTGACATCCTCTGAAGCTGATTTGGAGAGTATCATTCAACAAGAGGCAATTTTAAGTGCCCCTATTGGTTATTAG